The Sylvia atricapilla isolate bSylAtr1 chromosome 10, bSylAtr1.pri, whole genome shotgun sequence genome contains a region encoding:
- the RAP2B gene encoding ras-related protein Rap-2b: MREYKVVVLGSGGVGKSALTVQFVTGSFIEKYDPTIEDFYRKEIEVDSSPSVLEILDTAGTEQFASMRDLYIKNGQGFILVYSLVNQQSFQDIKPMRDQIIRVKRYERVPMILVGNKVDLEGEREVSFGEGKALAEEWSCPFMETSAKNKASVDELFAEIVRQMNYAAQPNGDEPCCASCAIL, from the coding sequence ATGCGGGAGTACaaggtggtggtgctgggctcGGGCGGCGTGGGCAAGTCCGCCCTGACCGTGCAGTTCGTGACCGGCTCCTTCATCGAGAAGTATGACCCCACCATCGAGGACTTCTACCGCAAGGAGATCGAGGTGGACTCGTCCCCGTCCGTGCTGGAGATCCTGGACACGGCGGGCACCGAGCAGTTCGCCTCCATGCGGGACCTCTACATCAAGAACGGGCAGGGCTTCATCCTGGTGTACAGCCTGGTGAACCAGCAGAGCTTCCAGGACATCAAGCCCATGCGGGACCAGATCATCCGCGTCAAGAGGTACGAGCGGGTGCCCATGATCCTGGTGGGCAACAAGGTGGACCTGGAGGGCGAGCGCGAGGTCTCCTTCGGGGAGGGCAAGGCGCTGGCCGAGGAGTGGAGCTGCCCCTTCATGGAGACCTCGGCCAAAAACAAAGCCTCGGTGGACGAGCTGTTCGCCGAGATCGTCAGGCAGATGAACTACGCGGCGCAGCCCAACGGGGACGAGCCGTGCTGCGCCTCCTGCGCCATCCTCTGA